One window of Candidatus Methylocalor cossyra genomic DNA carries:
- a CDS encoding Uma2 family endonuclease: protein MEHEEVGMGLAIRDHDYHTYAEYLNWPEDCRYELVDGVAYLMAPAPTLEHQDVAGEIYFQLRRALEGKPCRAFIAPVDVRLPKADEADERIDTVVQPDVLVVCDETKLDRRGVRGAPDLVVEVLSPATASHDQLLKRRVYERAGVLEYWLVHPADRVLTVYRLVEGQFGKPDVYELLGHTPLGVLPGVTIAWDALVRRLPKPEY, encoded by the coding sequence ATGGAACACGAGGAGGTGGGCATGGGCCTGGCCATACGCGATCACGATTATCACACCTACGCCGAGTACCTGAACTGGCCGGAGGACTGCCGCTATGAGCTCGTCGACGGGGTGGCCTATCTCATGGCCCCGGCGCCCACCCTCGAGCACCAGGACGTCGCCGGGGAAATCTACTTTCAACTCAGGCGGGCGCTGGAAGGCAAGCCCTGCCGCGCTTTCATCGCGCCGGTGGACGTGCGGCTGCCGAAGGCGGACGAAGCGGATGAGCGCATTGACACGGTGGTCCAGCCCGACGTGCTGGTGGTGTGCGATGAGACCAAGCTCGACCGGCGCGGGGTGCGGGGGGCGCCGGACCTGGTGGTGGAGGTGCTGTCGCCGGCGACCGCCAGCCACGACCAGCTGTTGAAGCGCCGGGTCTACGAGCGCGCCGGGGTGTTGGAATATTGGCTGGTGCATCCGGCTGACCGGGTGCTCACCGTGTACCGGCTGGTGGAGGGTCAATTCGGCAAGCCGGATGTTTATGAGCTACTGGGCCACACCCCGCTGGGCGTGCTGCCCGGGGTCA